One part of the Mesorhizobium sp. M4B.F.Ca.ET.058.02.1.1 genome encodes these proteins:
- a CDS encoding glycosyltransferase family 1 protein — translation MRILMVTDAWRPQVNGVVHTLERLAETLKAFDVELDFLTPNIFRTLPLPTYPDIRLALTTPGHVARLIDQRRADHIHIVTEGPLGFMARRYCRNAGRPFTTSYHTRFPEYLSARLPVPESWAYRWLRDFHNSGQGTLVATQSLADDLAARGFNKLKPWTRGVDTDHFRPDKRKDMGFPGPVFLCVGRVAVEKNLGAFLDLDLPGSKVVVGEGPELAKLKARYPNAHFLGHRPNDELAEIYASADVFVFPSRTDTFGNVIIEALASGTPVAAYPVTGPIDIVGDGVGGAVSGDLREAALAALHVDRAEARQRAMRYSWTACAEMFLDTVEEALGTTRKLAA, via the coding sequence ATGCGCATATTGATGGTCACCGACGCCTGGCGCCCGCAAGTCAACGGCGTCGTCCACACGCTGGAGCGGCTCGCCGAAACGCTGAAAGCCTTCGACGTCGAGCTGGATTTCCTGACCCCCAACATCTTCCGCACCCTGCCGCTGCCGACCTATCCCGACATCCGGCTGGCGCTGACGACGCCCGGCCATGTCGCGCGGCTGATCGATCAGCGCAGGGCCGACCACATCCATATCGTCACCGAGGGTCCGTTGGGCTTCATGGCGCGCCGCTATTGCCGCAATGCCGGCCGCCCGTTCACCACCAGCTATCACACGCGCTTTCCCGAATATCTCAGTGCCCGCCTGCCGGTGCCCGAGAGCTGGGCCTATCGCTGGCTGCGCGATTTCCACAATTCCGGTCAGGGCACGCTGGTCGCCACCCAGTCGCTGGCGGATGATCTTGCCGCGCGCGGCTTCAACAAGCTGAAACCCTGGACCCGCGGCGTCGACACCGACCATTTCCGGCCGGACAAGCGCAAGGACATGGGATTTCCGGGTCCGGTCTTCCTCTGCGTCGGCCGCGTCGCGGTCGAGAAGAACCTGGGCGCCTTCCTCGACCTCGATTTGCCCGGCAGCAAGGTCGTCGTTGGCGAGGGACCGGAACTCGCAAAGCTCAAGGCGCGCTATCCCAACGCCCATTTCCTCGGCCACCGACCGAATGACGAGCTGGCCGAGATCTACGCCTCGGCCGACGTCTTTGTCTTTCCGAGCCGTACCGACACCTTCGGCAACGTCATCATAGAGGCGCTGGCCAGCGGCACGCCGGTCGCCGCCTATCCGGTGACGGGTCCGATCGACATCGTCGGCGACGGTGTCGGCGGGGCGGTGTCGGGGGACCTGCGCGAGGCAGCCCTTGCCGCGCTTCACGTCGACCGCGCAGAGGCGCGCCAGCGCGCCATGCGCTACAGCTGGACGGCCTGCGCGGAGATGTTCCTCGACACGGTCGAAGAAGCGCTGGGAACGACGCGCAAGCTGGCCGCCTGA
- a CDS encoding ATP-binding protein, translating into MATTQLERPGNDGLSDRAMRMLKAMPRAWNRFWRLVALYMPKRLYARSLIIVIAPMILLQSVVAFVFMERHWQTVTQRLSQATVRDIAAIIDMMEAYPHDADYANIIRIAQDRMQLKVDLLPPDPLPPPGPKPFFSILDEALSSEITRQINRPFWIDTVGNSNIVEVRVQLEGKVLRVFVRRSQAYASNTHIFLIWMVGTSLVLLMIAIPFLRNQIRPILTLAEAAESFGKGRPMPRDFRPRGAEEVRRAGFAFIQMRERIERQIEQRTAMLTGVSHDLRTILTRFKLQLALAGGKAETKAALDQDIDDMQSMLEGYLAFARGEASEDPGRFDLDTYFQKLGEEATLRKCKLSTTLVGDPHVHVRPNAFARLLSNVIGNAFRYARTVEINADHRSGSLLVTIDDDGPGIPREKREEVFKPFLRLDEARNLDASGTGLGLSIARDIARSHGGDITLEDSPLGGLRAVIRVPA; encoded by the coding sequence ATGGCGACCACGCAACTGGAAAGGCCGGGAAATGACGGCTTGAGCGATCGCGCCATGCGGATGCTGAAAGCCATGCCGCGCGCCTGGAACCGGTTCTGGCGCCTGGTTGCGCTTTACATGCCGAAACGGCTCTACGCCCGCTCGCTGATCATCGTCATCGCTCCGATGATCCTCTTGCAGTCGGTCGTCGCCTTCGTCTTCATGGAACGCCACTGGCAGACCGTGACGCAGCGCCTATCGCAAGCGACCGTACGCGACATCGCCGCCATTATTGACATGATGGAGGCCTATCCGCACGATGCCGACTACGCCAACATCATCCGCATCGCCCAGGACAGGATGCAGCTCAAGGTCGATCTTCTGCCGCCCGACCCACTGCCGCCGCCCGGGCCGAAACCGTTCTTCTCAATCCTCGATGAGGCTCTGTCGTCCGAGATCACCAGGCAGATCAACAGGCCGTTCTGGATCGACACCGTCGGCAACTCCAACATCGTCGAAGTCCGCGTCCAGTTGGAAGGCAAGGTGCTGCGCGTCTTCGTGCGCCGCAGCCAGGCCTATGCCTCCAACACCCACATCTTCCTGATCTGGATGGTTGGCACTTCGCTGGTCCTCCTGATGATTGCCATCCCCTTCCTGCGCAATCAGATCCGGCCGATCCTGACGCTCGCCGAGGCCGCCGAAAGCTTTGGCAAGGGCCGGCCGATGCCGCGCGATTTCCGCCCGCGCGGCGCCGAGGAGGTGCGGCGCGCCGGCTTTGCCTTCATCCAGATGCGCGAGCGCATCGAGCGCCAGATCGAACAGCGCACCGCCATGCTGACCGGCGTCAGCCATGACCTCAGGACCATCCTCACCCGCTTCAAGCTGCAGCTGGCTCTGGCCGGCGGCAAGGCCGAAACCAAGGCGGCGCTCGACCAGGATATCGACGACATGCAGTCGATGCTGGAAGGCTATCTCGCCTTCGCCCGCGGCGAGGCCTCGGAGGACCCCGGCCGTTTCGATCTCGACACCTATTTCCAGAAGCTCGGCGAAGAGGCCACGCTGCGCAAATGCAAGCTGTCGACCACGCTCGTCGGCGACCCACACGTGCATGTACGGCCGAACGCCTTCGCCCGGCTGCTGTCCAACGTCATCGGCAATGCCTTCCGCTACGCAAGGACGGTGGAGATCAACGCCGACCACAGAAGCGGCTCGCTTCTGGTTACCATCGACGACGACGGGCCGGGCATCCCGCGGGAAAAGCGCGAGGAGGTGTTCAAGCCCTTCCTGCGCCTCGACGAGGCGCGCAATCTCGACGCCAGCGGCACCGGCCTTGGCCTCTCCATCGCCCGCGACATCGCCCGCAGCCATGGCGGCGACATCACGCTGGAGGATAGTCCTCTCGGCGGCCTGCGCGCGGTGATCAGGGTTCCTGCCTGA
- a CDS encoding response regulator transcription factor, giving the protein METIERVDHPTAPDDDAPHLLVVDDDTRIRNLLKQYLSENGFRVTVAGNSGEARRKLAGLDFDLLVLDVMMPGETGVDLTKALRAEKNVPILMLTALSETDSRITGLEAGADDYLPKPFDPRELILRINNILRRGGPVATPKVEQLVFGPYTFQIARRELKRGGEALKLTDREQEILAIFAARAGETIPRHELVGDESDVGERTIDVQINRLRRKIERDPSNPVWLQTVRGIGYRLSVE; this is encoded by the coding sequence ATGGAGACCATTGAGAGGGTTGATCATCCGACAGCACCGGACGATGACGCGCCGCATCTGCTTGTGGTCGATGACGACACCCGTATCCGCAACCTGCTCAAGCAATACCTGTCCGAAAACGGCTTCCGCGTCACCGTCGCCGGCAATTCCGGCGAGGCCCGGCGCAAGCTTGCCGGCCTCGATTTCGACCTGCTCGTGCTTGACGTGATGATGCCGGGCGAAACCGGTGTCGACCTCACCAAGGCGCTGCGGGCGGAAAAGAACGTTCCGATCCTCATGCTGACGGCGCTCTCCGAGACCGACAGCCGCATCACCGGTTTGGAGGCTGGCGCCGACGACTACCTGCCGAAGCCATTCGACCCGCGCGAGCTGATCCTGCGCATCAACAACATCCTGCGCCGTGGCGGCCCGGTGGCGACTCCCAAGGTCGAGCAGCTGGTATTCGGCCCCTACACCTTCCAGATCGCCAGACGCGAGCTGAAGCGCGGCGGCGAGGCGCTGAAGCTGACCGACCGCGAGCAGGAGATCCTGGCGATCTTTGCCGCGCGCGCGGGCGAGACCATTCCGCGCCATGAACTGGTCGGTGACGAGTCCGACGTCGGCGAGCGCACCATCGATGTCCAGATCAATCGCTTGCGCCGCAAGATCGAGCGCGATCCGTCCAACCCGGTCTGGCTGCAGACGGTGCGCGGTATTGGGTATCGGCTCAGCGTGGAATAG
- a CDS encoding MarR family transcriptional regulator, with product MTDQSHAAGKPIRTAITDEDGIDFAIIELLFFAYRDFTSDPDQILADYGFGRAHHRVLHFVNRRPGLTVAELLDVLKITKQSLARVLKQLIDTDHIVQLQGPRDRRQRELYPTAKGRALALALARPQSRRIRAALEDSGAADRASIERFLEAMVNPELRAQIDIVPAKISGKSHGDH from the coding sequence ATGACGGATCAAAGCCACGCCGCCGGAAAACCGATCAGGACCGCGATCACCGACGAGGACGGCATCGACTTCGCCATCATCGAATTGCTTTTCTTTGCCTATCGCGACTTCACCTCCGATCCGGACCAGATACTGGCCGACTATGGCTTCGGCCGCGCCCATCACCGTGTCCTGCATTTCGTCAACCGCAGGCCGGGGCTGACGGTCGCCGAATTGCTCGACGTGCTCAAGATCACCAAGCAGAGCCTGGCGCGCGTGCTCAAGCAGTTGATCGACACCGACCATATCGTCCAGTTGCAGGGTCCGCGCGATCGCCGCCAGCGCGAACTTTACCCGACCGCCAAGGGCCGCGCCCTGGCATTGGCGCTGGCGCGGCCACAGTCACGCCGCATCCGTGCTGCATTGGAGGATTCCGGAGCCGCCGACCGCGCCTCGATCGAACGTTTCCTCGAAGCGATGGTCAATCCGGAACTAAGAGCGCAGATCGACATTGTGCCTGCGAAAATATCGGGGAAAAGCCATGGAGACCATTGA
- a CDS encoding branched-chain amino acid aminotransferase, which produces MASVPFDQLDGFIWMNGEFVAWADAKIHVLTHGLHYASAVFEGERAYGGAIFKLTEHTERLHESARLLGFKIPYTVAELDDACRTLLKKQGFQDAYVRPIAWRGSEQMGVSAQNNRINCAIAIWQWPSYFDPAQKLKGIRLDIAEWRRPDPRTAPSNSKAAGLYMICTLSKHAAEAKGYADAMMLDWRGQVAEATGANIFFVKDGKIHTPKPDCFLDGITRRTVIGLAKERGLEVIERAIMPEELEGFEQCFLTGTAAEVTPVSEIGPYRFEVGEIAKTLMNDYSAAVQPKHAIAAE; this is translated from the coding sequence ATGGCATCCGTTCCTTTCGACCAACTGGACGGCTTCATCTGGATGAACGGCGAGTTCGTCGCGTGGGCCGACGCCAAGATTCATGTGCTGACCCATGGCCTGCACTATGCCAGTGCTGTGTTCGAGGGTGAGCGCGCCTATGGCGGCGCGATCTTCAAGCTCACCGAGCACACCGAGCGCCTGCATGAATCGGCGCGCCTGCTCGGCTTCAAGATCCCCTATACGGTCGCAGAGCTCGATGACGCCTGCCGCACGCTTTTGAAGAAGCAGGGATTCCAGGACGCCTATGTGCGTCCGATCGCCTGGCGCGGCAGCGAGCAGATGGGGGTTTCGGCGCAGAACAACCGCATCAACTGCGCCATCGCCATCTGGCAGTGGCCGAGCTACTTCGATCCAGCGCAGAAACTGAAGGGCATCCGCCTCGACATCGCCGAATGGCGCCGGCCCGATCCACGCACCGCGCCGTCCAACTCGAAGGCCGCCGGCCTCTACATGATCTGCACACTCTCCAAACACGCGGCCGAGGCAAAAGGTTATGCCGACGCCATGATGCTCGACTGGCGCGGCCAGGTCGCCGAGGCGACCGGCGCCAACATCTTCTTCGTCAAGGACGGCAAGATCCACACCCCGAAGCCCGACTGCTTCCTCGACGGCATCACCCGCCGCACGGTCATCGGCCTCGCCAAGGAGCGCGGCCTGGAAGTGATCGAGCGCGCCATCATGCCGGAAGAGCTCGAAGGCTTCGAACAATGCTTCCTTACCGGCACGGCAGCTGAAGTGACGCCGGTTTCGGAGATCGGTCCATACCGATTCGAGGTTGGCGAGATCGCCAAGACATTGATGAATGATTATTCTGCTGCAGTGCAACCAAAGCATGCTATCGCCGCAGAATAG
- a CDS encoding MBL fold metallo-hydrolase, with translation MGQLNAGIVPVTPFQQNCTILFDMDDRQGVVVDPGGDIDKVLSVLKDNDIRAGAIWITHGHIDHAGGAMELKEALGVDIIGPHEADRPLLANLENQAKRFGVTDAVRNCVPDRFLTEGETVSFGNHVFEVLHCPGHAPGHVVYYNRAAKFAHVGDVLFRGSVGRTDLPGGDHAALIASIKEKLLPLGDDIGFICGHGPGGRFGEERRTNPFLT, from the coding sequence ATGGGTCAGCTCAATGCCGGCATCGTGCCGGTCACGCCCTTCCAGCAGAACTGCACGATTCTCTTCGACATGGACGACAGACAAGGTGTGGTCGTCGATCCCGGCGGCGACATCGACAAGGTGCTGTCGGTGCTGAAGGACAATGACATCAGGGCCGGCGCGATCTGGATCACGCATGGCCATATCGACCATGCCGGCGGCGCGATGGAGTTGAAGGAGGCGCTCGGCGTCGACATCATCGGCCCGCACGAGGCCGACCGGCCGCTGCTCGCCAACCTCGAGAACCAGGCCAAGCGCTTCGGCGTCACCGACGCGGTGCGCAACTGCGTGCCCGACCGGTTTCTCACCGAAGGCGAGACCGTGTCGTTCGGAAACCACGTGTTCGAGGTCCTGCATTGCCCCGGGCACGCGCCGGGCCATGTCGTCTACTATAATCGCGCGGCGAAGTTCGCCCATGTCGGCGACGTGCTGTTTCGCGGCTCGGTCGGGCGCACCGACCTGCCCGGCGGTGACCACGCCGCGCTGATCGCCTCGATCAAGGAAAAGCTCTTGCCGCTCGGCGACGACATTGGCTTCATCTGCGGCCACGGCCCCGGAGGCCGCTTCGGCGAGGAGCGCCGCACCAATCCGTTCCTGACCTAG
- a CDS encoding BA14K family protein has product MNRILKTAILSTGIAATILATLPAANADDWRWRRHHHNHNDALAAGVVGLAAGALIAGALSNPQPRYNSYYEPGYDDYDYRYVQPAPVRRYYAQPRVVYADRYAEPWTRAWYEYCSDRYRTFNSRTGTFTGNDGEQHFCVAN; this is encoded by the coding sequence ATGAACCGAATTCTCAAGACCGCCATTCTGTCCACGGGCATCGCCGCGACCATATTGGCCACCTTGCCGGCGGCCAATGCCGATGACTGGCGCTGGCGCCGTCACCATCACAACCACAACGACGCCCTCGCCGCCGGCGTCGTCGGCCTTGCTGCCGGCGCCCTGATCGCCGGCGCGTTGAGCAACCCGCAGCCTCGCTACAACAGCTATTACGAGCCGGGCTACGACGACTATGACTACCGCTATGTGCAGCCGGCTCCGGTTCGCCGCTATTATGCGCAGCCGCGCGTCGTCTATGCCGACCGCTATGCGGAACCGTGGACCCGTGCCTGGTACGAATATTGCTCGGACCGCTATCGCACCTTCAATTCCCGCACCGGTACCTTCACCGGCAATGATGGCGAGCAGCACTTCTGCGTCGCCAACTGA
- a CDS encoding cold-shock protein: MPQTGTVKFFNHAKGFGFITPDDGAKDVFVHISAVQASGLPGLEDGQKVTFDTEPDKRGKGPKAVNLSIG, from the coding sequence ATGCCGCAGACCGGCACCGTCAAGTTCTTCAATCATGCCAAAGGCTTCGGCTTCATCACGCCGGACGATGGCGCGAAGGATGTCTTCGTCCATATTTCGGCCGTGCAGGCGTCGGGTCTTCCCGGTCTTGAGGATGGGCAGAAAGTGACATTCGACACCGAGCCGGACAAGCGCGGCAAGGGTCCGAAGGCCGTCAACCTGTCGATCGGCTAA
- a CDS encoding cold-shock protein: MAQTGTVKFFNATKGFGFITPDGGAKDVFVHISAIEASGLRTLVDGQKVTFDVEPDRMGKGPKAVNLRAA; encoded by the coding sequence ATGGCCCAGACCGGCACCGTAAAGTTCTTCAACGCCACCAAAGGCTTCGGCTTCATCACGCCTGACGGCGGCGCCAAGGATGTGTTCGTCCACATCTCGGCGATCGAGGCTTCGGGCCTGCGCACGCTGGTCGATGGCCAGAAGGTCACCTTCGACGTCGAGCCCGACCGCATGGGCAAGGGTCCGAAGGCGGTCAATCTCCGCGCCGCCTGA
- a CDS encoding Kazal-type serine protease inhibitor codes for MKFLTTLFSRQGFALLFLSALLAACTVVVDEGPGPRPRPPRPEPQFCTREYEPVCARRGGDRQTFANACLADRAGYRIVRDGPCRDGGGGDEPTFCTREYAPVCARRGGQLRTFPNACEARAADYRIIDDGPC; via the coding sequence ATGAAATTCCTTACGACGCTTTTCTCGCGACAGGGCTTTGCTCTCCTGTTCCTGTCGGCACTGCTTGCGGCATGCACGGTGGTGGTGGACGAAGGACCGGGACCGCGCCCGCGGCCGCCAAGGCCGGAGCCGCAATTCTGCACCAGGGAGTATGAGCCGGTCTGCGCCCGCCGCGGCGGCGACCGCCAGACCTTCGCCAATGCCTGCCTTGCCGATCGGGCCGGATACCGCATCGTGCGCGATGGCCCATGCCGCGACGGCGGCGGTGGCGACGAGCCGACATTCTGCACCCGCGAATACGCTCCGGTCTGTGCCCGTCGAGGCGGGCAACTGCGCACTTTCCCGAATGCCTGCGAGGCCCGCGCGGCGGACTATCGCATCATCGACGACGGTCCGTGCTGA
- a CDS encoding sulfotransferase: protein MQQALQLHQAGRRQEAEILYRQVLAQKANHAAAAHFLGLLLHQTGRSADGLALIEQSVRLQPGNPDFLNNLGTVLRDLGRVAAAVDYFRKAVTLRPDQLAARDNLGSALKQLGQFEGAEDIYRGTIGRNPFHVRARIGLAETLQEAGRLDEAIAVFREALTIRPKDADLLYGLGVGMMEKGKLDEASSLARQALAIDPAMARAWLLLTQVKRQTERDAELAGMEAQHAKAPQGSLARMQLSFGLGKANDDLKDYPRAFDYFAEGNAIRRTGIEYDPARTRDEFEAMKATFDKAFFEKHKPSSIADDTPIFVVGMPRSGTTLVEQIIASHPQVYGAGELSILKTAVGKQFPLTMKGGFPQGIADMPDKAFAEAGEAYLDMLHARYSGFRHVTDKMPGNFLLVGFIHLMLPHAKIIHCARDAAATCLSIYKVHFRGDSHRYGYDLGELADFHNLYTDIMAHWRNVLPGVVHDVRYEDFVADQEGQTRALMAHLGLPWDDKVLSFHETDRPVRTASAAQVRQPMYQGSVDLWKRYGDRLKPLLDRLA, encoded by the coding sequence GTGCAGCAGGCGCTGCAACTGCATCAGGCCGGCCGCCGGCAAGAGGCGGAGATCCTGTACCGGCAGGTGCTGGCGCAGAAGGCGAACCATGCCGCCGCCGCGCATTTCCTGGGACTGTTGCTGCACCAGACCGGACGCAGCGCCGACGGGCTGGCGCTGATCGAGCAGTCGGTGCGTCTGCAGCCCGGTAATCCCGATTTCCTCAACAATCTCGGCACCGTGCTGCGCGACCTCGGCCGCGTCGCGGCCGCCGTCGATTATTTCCGCAAGGCGGTGACGTTGCGGCCGGACCAGTTGGCGGCGCGCGACAATCTCGGCTCGGCACTGAAGCAACTCGGCCAGTTCGAGGGCGCCGAAGACATCTATCGCGGCACTATCGGGCGCAACCCGTTTCATGTGCGCGCCCGCATCGGCCTTGCCGAGACGCTGCAGGAGGCGGGACGGCTGGACGAGGCGATCGCGGTGTTCCGCGAGGCGCTGACGATCCGGCCGAAGGACGCCGACTTGCTATACGGGCTGGGCGTCGGGATGATGGAGAAGGGCAAGCTGGATGAGGCCTCCAGCCTTGCCCGGCAGGCGCTGGCGATCGATCCCGCCATGGCAAGGGCCTGGCTGCTGCTGACCCAGGTCAAGCGGCAGACCGAGCGCGACGCCGAACTCGCCGGCATGGAGGCGCAGCACGCCAAGGCGCCGCAGGGAAGCCTGGCGCGCATGCAGCTCTCCTTCGGCCTCGGCAAGGCCAATGACGACCTCAAGGACTATCCCCGCGCCTTCGACTATTTCGCCGAGGGCAACGCCATCCGCCGCACTGGCATCGAGTACGACCCGGCGAGGACGCGCGACGAATTCGAGGCGATGAAGGCGACCTTCGACAAGGCGTTCTTCGAAAAGCACAAGCCAAGTTCGATCGCCGACGACACGCCGATCTTCGTCGTTGGCATGCCGCGTTCCGGCACCACGCTGGTCGAGCAGATCATCGCCAGCCATCCGCAGGTCTATGGCGCGGGCGAGCTCAGCATCCTGAAGACAGCGGTCGGCAAGCAGTTCCCGCTCACCATGAAGGGCGGCTTTCCGCAAGGCATCGCCGACATGCCCGACAAGGCCTTTGCCGAGGCCGGCGAGGCCTATCTCGACATGCTGCATGCCCGCTATTCGGGCTTCAGGCATGTCACCGACAAGATGCCCGGCAACTTCCTGCTGGTCGGCTTCATCCATCTGATGCTGCCGCATGCGAAGATCATCCATTGCGCGCGCGACGCGGCGGCGACCTGCCTGTCGATCTACAAGGTGCATTTCCGCGGCGACAGCCACCGCTACGGCTATGATCTCGGCGAGCTCGCCGACTTCCACAATCTCTACACTGACATCATGGCGCATTGGCGCAACGTGCTGCCCGGCGTCGTGCACGATGTGCGCTATGAAGATTTCGTTGCCGACCAGGAAGGGCAGACGCGGGCACTGATGGCGCATCTCGGCCTGCCCTGGGACGACAAGGTGCTGTCCTTCCACGAGACTGACCGTCCGGTGCGCACGGCCTCGGCCGCGCAGGTGCGCCAGCCGATGTATCAGGGCTCGGTCGACCTGTGGAAGCGTTATGGGGACAGGCTGAAGCCGCTGCTGGACAGGCTGGCGTAG
- a CDS encoding DUF1428 family protein, which translates to MSYVDGFVLAVPKANLDAYKKMAGQAGAIWMEYGALSYVECIGDDVPYGELTSFPRAVQAKDDEVVVFAWVVYESRKRRDEVMAKIMVDERLKADWPTMPFDGKRMIFGGFQTFIEL; encoded by the coding sequence ATGTCCTATGTCGATGGTTTCGTTCTCGCCGTCCCCAAGGCAAATCTCGACGCCTACAAGAAGATGGCTGGGCAAGCAGGCGCCATCTGGATGGAGTACGGCGCGCTTTCCTATGTCGAATGCATCGGCGACGACGTGCCCTATGGCGAGCTCACCTCGTTCCCGCGCGCCGTGCAGGCCAAGGATGACGAGGTCGTCGTCTTTGCATGGGTTGTCTACGAGTCGCGAAAACGGCGCGACGAAGTGATGGCGAAGATAATGGTCGACGAGCGGCTGAAGGCCGATTGGCCGACAATGCCGTTCGACGGCAAGCGCATGATCTTTGGCGGCTTCCAGACGTTCATCGAGCTTTGA
- a CDS encoding ABC-F family ATP-binding cassette domain-containing protein, whose translation MALISLKSLGVTMSAPLFSNLDLSIGAGDRLGIVAANGRGKSTLLKCLTGEMEATSGDITRTRGLRVGHVEQSVPDTLLDRSFHQVVADALSPEQADSELWRVDIVLDSLDVPEEMRGRPMRALSGGWQRLALIARVWVTDPDVLLLDEPTNHLDLAKIGQLENWLIGLPREVPVVIASHDRAFLDATTNRTLFLRPEQSRVFPLPYSRAREALDEVDASTARKFERDMKVAQQLRRQAAKLNNIGINSGSDLLTVKTKQLNQRAEKLEDAAQPAHRERSAGALRLANSGTHAKVLITLDDVAVETPDGTLLFRTGKRHICQGDRIVLLGRNGVGKSRFVTLLRNAVTEPESARNVKVTPSTVLGYSDQALSGMSGDDTPLAMVTRRFDIGEQRARSLLAGAGVAIDMQARRIGLLSGGQKARLVMLALRLANPNFYLLDEPTNHLDIDGQEALETELLAHQASCVLASHDRAFIRAVGNRFWPIEKRRLTEVDDPEDFFRAAAETGG comes from the coding sequence ATGGCCCTGATCAGCCTCAAATCGCTCGGCGTCACCATGAGTGCGCCGCTCTTCTCCAACCTCGACCTCAGCATCGGCGCGGGCGACCGGCTCGGCATCGTCGCCGCCAACGGCCGCGGCAAATCCACTTTGCTCAAATGCCTGACCGGCGAAATGGAGGCCACCTCCGGCGACATCACCCGCACGCGCGGCCTGCGTGTCGGCCATGTCGAGCAATCCGTCCCCGACACGCTTCTCGACCGCAGCTTCCATCAGGTGGTGGCCGATGCCTTGTCGCCCGAGCAGGCCGATAGCGAGTTGTGGCGGGTAGACATCGTTCTTGATTCCCTCGACGTGCCGGAAGAGATGCGCGGCCGGCCGATGCGCGCGCTCAGCGGCGGCTGGCAAAGGCTGGCGCTGATCGCCCGCGTCTGGGTCACCGATCCGGACGTGCTTCTGCTCGACGAGCCGACCAACCATCTCGACCTGGCGAAAATCGGCCAGCTGGAAAACTGGCTCATCGGACTGCCGCGCGAGGTGCCGGTGGTGATTGCCAGCCACGACCGCGCCTTCCTCGATGCCACCACCAACCGCACGCTGTTCCTGCGCCCGGAGCAGTCGCGGGTGTTCCCGCTGCCCTATTCGCGGGCGCGCGAGGCGCTCGATGAGGTCGATGCCTCGACGGCGCGCAAGTTCGAGCGCGACATGAAGGTCGCCCAGCAACTCCGCCGCCAGGCGGCCAAGCTCAACAACATCGGCATCAATTCGGGCAGCGACCTGCTAACCGTCAAGACCAAGCAGCTCAACCAGCGGGCGGAGAAGCTGGAAGACGCGGCCCAGCCGGCGCATCGCGAGCGCTCGGCGGGCGCGCTCAGGCTCGCCAACAGCGGCACGCACGCCAAGGTCTTGATCACGCTCGACGACGTGGCCGTGGAAACGCCCGACGGCACGCTGCTGTTCCGGACCGGCAAGCGCCACATCTGCCAGGGCGACCGCATCGTGCTGCTCGGCCGCAACGGCGTCGGCAAGTCGCGCTTCGTCACCCTGCTCCGCAACGCCGTCACCGAGCCGGAAAGCGCGCGCAACGTGAAGGTGACGCCGTCGACGGTACTCGGCTACAGCGACCAGGCTCTGTCGGGCATGAGCGGCGACGACACGCCGCTGGCGATGGTGACGCGCAGATTCGACATCGGCGAGCAGCGCGCCCGCTCGCTGCTCGCCGGCGCCGGCGTCGCAATTGACATGCAGGCGCGCCGGATCGGGCTCTTGTCGGGCGGGCAGAAGGCGCGGCTGGTGATGCTGGCGCTCAGGCTTGCCAATCCCAATTTCTACCTGCTCGACGAGCCTACCAACCACCTCGACATCGATGGCCAAGAAGCCTTGGAAACGGAACTGCTAGCGCATCAGGCGAGCTGCGTTCTCGCCTCGCACGACCGCGCCTTCATCCGCGCCGTCGGCAACCGCTTCTGGCCGATCGAGAAGCGGCGGCTGACCGAGGTCGACGACCCCGAGGATTTTTTCCGAGCGGCCGCCGAAACGGGCGGTTGA